A window of Aeromicrobium sp. A1-2 contains these coding sequences:
- a CDS encoding DUF3145 domain-containing protein: MSSPTTPTRGVLFVHSAPSALCAHVEWAAAGVLGGTADLAWVPQQAEPGTYRAELSWQAGSGTAAALASAMRGWERLRFEVTEEPTATSEGARYSYTPSLGIFHSMTGLHGDIVIPEDRIKAFRVKVALGEVDMDSALDGLLGVAWDAELEPFRHAGEGAPVRWLHQVI; this comes from the coding sequence ATGTCTTCGCCGACGACCCCGACCAGGGGTGTGCTCTTTGTGCACTCCGCTCCATCTGCGCTGTGCGCACACGTGGAGTGGGCTGCTGCTGGCGTGCTCGGAGGTACCGCCGACCTTGCCTGGGTGCCGCAGCAGGCCGAGCCCGGCACGTATCGAGCCGAGTTGTCGTGGCAAGCCGGATCCGGCACGGCCGCAGCGTTGGCCTCGGCGATGCGCGGTTGGGAACGCTTGCGCTTCGAGGTCACCGAGGAGCCGACGGCGACGTCGGAGGGTGCCCGCTACTCGTACACGCCGTCTCTGGGGATCTTCCACTCAATGACCGGCCTGCACGGGGACATCGTGATACCCGAGGACCGCATCAAGGCGTTCCGGGTCAAGGTCGCTCTCGGCGAGGTCGACATGGACTCCGCACTTGACGGGCTTCTCGGCGTGGCATGGGATGCCGAGCTGGAGCCCTTCCGGCACGCCGGCGAGGGTGCACCGGTGCGCTGGCTGCACCAGGTGATCTAG
- a CDS encoding GNAT family N-acetyltransferase: protein MTTTVQDNPSSSRFEITVDGELAGYVDYRKDGTEYALPHTRIFTDFEGRGLGGQLISGALAEIASRGGSVLPFCPFVPKVIRDNPEFLDLVPEDQRSTFGL, encoded by the coding sequence ATGACGACCACAGTGCAGGACAATCCCAGCTCGTCAAGGTTCGAGATCACGGTCGACGGTGAGCTCGCCGGCTATGTGGACTACCGCAAGGACGGCACCGAGTACGCGCTGCCGCACACCCGGATCTTCACCGATTTCGAAGGTCGCGGCCTCGGCGGCCAGCTGATCAGCGGCGCCCTCGCCGAGATCGCCTCCCGAGGCGGCTCGGTGCTGCCGTTCTGCCCGTTCGTCCCGAAGGTCATCCGGGACAACCCGGAATTCCTCGACCTGGTCCCGGAGGACCAGCGGAGCACCTTCGGGCTCTGA
- a CDS encoding alpha/beta fold hydrolase yields MEKVEDIQYLVVHGYRRAFRISGSGPAVLLIHGLACDSSTWLDVIPKLSEHFTVIAPDLLGHGESDKPDADYSLGGYANGMRDLLTVLGIDKVTVVGHSFGGGVAMQFAYQFPDRTERVVLVSTGGLGREVTPLIRLLTVPGSSAALAVATFRPWRPLVAGGMRALAKTPLRVTRDLDEVARIYESLADPAARTAVQRVTSHVLNWKGQFVTMTDRSYLARLMPVLVVWGRDDMVIPSAHSEAAPTHGSSDVHVFDDSGHFPHKDHPEEFSRLVTEFIEDNPPAQYHRGRWRALLRRGDQYALEPVPVLGGDDVTPAVV; encoded by the coding sequence ATGGAAAAGGTCGAAGACATCCAGTATCTGGTGGTCCACGGCTATCGTCGAGCATTCCGCATCTCCGGTTCCGGTCCTGCCGTTCTCCTCATCCACGGGCTCGCCTGCGACTCATCAACGTGGCTCGACGTCATCCCGAAGCTGTCCGAGCACTTCACTGTGATCGCGCCTGATCTGCTGGGCCACGGCGAGTCCGACAAGCCCGATGCCGACTACTCGCTCGGCGGCTATGCCAACGGCATGAGGGACCTCCTGACGGTGCTGGGCATCGACAAGGTGACGGTCGTCGGCCACAGCTTTGGCGGCGGAGTCGCGATGCAGTTCGCCTATCAGTTCCCCGACCGGACCGAGCGGGTCGTCCTGGTCTCGACCGGCGGCCTCGGCCGCGAGGTCACTCCGCTGATCAGGTTGCTGACAGTGCCCGGAAGCAGCGCTGCGCTGGCCGTCGCCACCTTTCGACCGTGGCGGCCACTCGTCGCAGGAGGCATGCGGGCGCTGGCCAAGACACCATTGCGTGTGACACGCGACCTCGACGAGGTTGCCCGGATCTATGAGTCTCTCGCCGACCCGGCGGCGCGAACAGCCGTCCAGCGGGTGACGAGCCACGTGCTGAACTGGAAGGGTCAGTTCGTCACGATGACAGACCGCAGCTACCTGGCCCGGCTGATGCCAGTCCTGGTCGTCTGGGGTCGAGACGACATGGTCATCCCCTCGGCCCACTCCGAGGCCGCGCCGACGCACGGATCATCGGACGTGCACGTGTTCGACGACTCAGGGCACTTCCCGCACAAGGACCACCCCGAGGAGTTCAGTCGTCTCGTGACGGAGTTCATCGAGGACAATCCGCCCGCGCAGTATCACCGTGGTCGCTGGCGGGCACTGCTCCGCCGCGGCGATCAGTACGCTCTCGAGCCCGTGCCGGTGCTCGGCGGCGACGACGTCACGCCCGCGGTCGTCTAG
- the heR gene encoding heliorhodopsin HeR, translated as MTTDIAETRLHRSIDRLPPDERQQIGRLRSFNLVMGLVHAVSASVMLALSSSFSIDVISLFQNAQPGAELDPARLESVGGLPIAALTVSFLYISAFFHLLIASPLGWRRYELEIANGINRFRWVEYSISSTLMIVAIALLPGIQDIAALVAIAGANVAMILFGWIMEVANPPERKSTWWTPFTMGSVAGAVPWIAITIYLIGGGSNVPNFVYGIFVSIFVLFNCFAINQWLQYRGRGRWASYLFGERVYAWLSLTAKSVLAWQIFANTLV; from the coding sequence ATGACGACCGACATCGCTGAGACCCGTTTGCACCGCAGCATCGACCGCCTGCCGCCCGATGAACGCCAGCAGATCGGCCGTCTGCGCAGTTTCAACCTCGTCATGGGGCTCGTGCATGCCGTGTCGGCGAGCGTCATGCTGGCGCTCTCGAGCAGCTTCTCGATCGACGTCATCAGCTTGTTCCAGAACGCACAGCCGGGTGCCGAGCTCGATCCCGCACGCCTGGAGTCGGTCGGCGGCCTGCCGATTGCCGCGCTGACCGTCTCGTTCCTGTACATCTCGGCGTTCTTCCACCTGCTGATCGCCTCGCCCCTGGGATGGCGGCGCTACGAGCTCGAGATCGCCAACGGCATCAACCGGTTCCGCTGGGTCGAGTACTCGATCAGCTCGACGCTCATGATCGTGGCTATCGCGCTGCTGCCCGGCATCCAGGACATCGCCGCGCTGGTCGCGATCGCCGGAGCGAATGTCGCGATGATCCTGTTCGGCTGGATCATGGAGGTCGCGAACCCGCCGGAACGGAAGTCGACCTGGTGGACACCGTTCACGATGGGCTCGGTGGCCGGGGCCGTCCCGTGGATCGCGATCACGATCTACCTGATCGGTGGCGGCTCGAACGTCCCCAACTTCGTCTACGGCATCTTCGTCAGCATTTTCGTGCTGTTCAACTGCTTCGCGATCAACCAGTGGCTGCAATATCGCGGCCGTGGACGGTGGGCCAGCTACCTGTTCGGCGAGCGGGTGTACGCCTGGCTGAGCCTGACCGCCAAGAGTGTTCTGGCGTGGCAAATATTCGCCAACACCCTGGTGTGA
- a CDS encoding acyl carrier protein, producing the protein MSQPAAVHEQLTDILVRLVGCTNDAVVPEAVLKDLGTDSLTIIELAEELGKRFDVYLSDDTVDALVTVQDAIDAVALHDGSRSPGHAEKLPIGLESPAPPVRDEDDENAERRSLARRLAFWFVLVGAALGLVLGLGGSALVSATGISSVDLPPISAPSTAAPTPTDEPTPEPTPEATTSEPETPDPELNVSSKQVAPGERFTLSGTFPSAGVGTSLQVQVKDAGSEWDDFPIATTTTKGAKFKTQIYTSRQGERQFRLTDKKAGKSTPAVTVQIG; encoded by the coding sequence GTGTCTCAACCCGCCGCAGTCCATGAGCAGCTCACGGACATTCTCGTTCGCCTGGTCGGATGCACGAACGATGCCGTCGTGCCCGAGGCGGTCCTCAAGGACCTCGGCACCGACTCGCTCACGATCATCGAGCTGGCCGAGGAACTGGGCAAGCGGTTCGACGTCTACCTGTCCGACGACACCGTCGACGCGCTGGTGACGGTCCAGGACGCCATCGACGCCGTCGCATTGCACGACGGCAGTCGGTCGCCCGGTCACGCTGAAAAGCTGCCGATCGGGCTGGAGTCCCCCGCCCCGCCTGTCCGAGACGAGGATGACGAGAATGCGGAACGCCGCAGTCTGGCCCGTCGCCTGGCGTTCTGGTTCGTCCTCGTCGGCGCGGCGCTCGGTCTCGTGCTCGGCCTGGGCGGTTCGGCTCTCGTCAGCGCAACAGGCATCAGCTCAGTCGATCTGCCCCCGATCTCCGCGCCGTCAACCGCCGCACCCACACCCACGGACGAACCGACCCCCGAGCCGACTCCGGAGGCGACGACATCCGAGCCCGAGACCCCCGACCCGGAGCTCAACGTGTCGAGCAAGCAGGTCGCACCCGGTGAGCGCTTCACGTTGTCGGGCACCTTCCCGTCGGCCGGCGTCGGAACATCGCTCCAGGTGCAGGTCAAGGACGCGGGCAGTGAGTGGGACGACTTCCCGATCGCGACCACGACCACAAAGGGAGCGAAGTTCAAGACCCAGATCTACACCTCGCGCCAGGGCGAGCGGCAGTTCCGGCTGACCGACAAGAAGGCCGGCAAGTCCACTCCGGCCGTGACGGTCCAGATCGGCTAG